Proteins found in one Alicyclobacillus cycloheptanicus genomic segment:
- the lpdA gene encoding dihydrolipoyl dehydrogenase translates to MVVGEFTEEVDVLVIGAGPGGYVAAIRAAQLGKQVTVVDKAEVGGVCLNRGCIPSKALISAAHHYEAAKESPFPGVETSASLDFAKVQEWKQSVVDKMTGGVNTLFKGNKINFVQGEVFFSKPDEVRVMKEHESERFKFKSCIIATGSRSIELRSIPFSKRVISSTEALSLDHVPERLVVIGGGYIGIELGQAYAKFGSKVTIIEGTDSILPTFEPQLSRLVQRNLKKYDVDIYTNAMAQSVKEDENSATLTYTVNGEEKTVTADYILVTVGRRPNTDELGLESIGVKIGEKGLIEVDEQCRTSVPNIYAIGDIVPGPALAHKASYEGKVAAEVIAGRPSVVDYRCIPAVVFSDPEIATVGLSEAEAKEQYGEIAIGRFPYAANGRAVALGADGGNVKLIADKASGLLVGAQVIGIEASNIIAELGLAIEMSATLEDIALTIHAHPTLGEMVMEAAEVALGSPIHVISK, encoded by the coding sequence TTGGTAGTTGGAGAGTTTACGGAAGAAGTCGATGTCCTGGTGATTGGTGCGGGTCCTGGCGGCTATGTCGCCGCCATCCGGGCCGCACAGCTGGGCAAGCAGGTTACGGTTGTGGACAAGGCTGAAGTCGGCGGCGTTTGTTTGAACCGCGGCTGCATTCCGTCGAAGGCGCTGATTTCTGCCGCGCATCATTACGAGGCCGCGAAGGAATCCCCGTTCCCAGGCGTAGAAACGAGCGCGAGTCTGGACTTTGCCAAGGTCCAGGAATGGAAACAGTCCGTTGTCGACAAAATGACGGGCGGCGTCAACACCCTGTTTAAGGGCAACAAAATCAACTTCGTGCAGGGTGAGGTGTTTTTCTCCAAGCCGGACGAAGTCCGCGTCATGAAGGAGCACGAGAGCGAGCGCTTCAAGTTCAAGAGCTGCATTATCGCAACCGGATCGCGATCGATTGAACTGCGGTCCATCCCGTTCAGCAAGCGGGTCATCTCCTCGACCGAAGCGCTGTCGCTCGACCATGTGCCGGAACGGCTGGTGGTCATCGGCGGCGGTTACATCGGCATTGAATTGGGCCAAGCCTATGCCAAGTTTGGATCAAAGGTGACCATCATCGAAGGAACCGACTCCATCCTGCCGACCTTCGAACCTCAGCTGTCCCGCCTGGTGCAGCGGAACCTGAAGAAGTACGACGTCGACATTTACACCAATGCCATGGCGCAGTCGGTGAAGGAAGACGAAAACTCCGCGACACTCACCTACACGGTGAACGGCGAAGAGAAGACGGTCACTGCCGACTACATCCTGGTCACCGTCGGCCGCCGCCCGAACACGGATGAGCTGGGGCTGGAGTCGATTGGCGTGAAGATCGGCGAAAAAGGCCTCATCGAGGTCGATGAGCAGTGCCGGACCAGCGTGCCGAACATTTACGCCATTGGCGACATCGTGCCCGGACCGGCACTCGCCCACAAAGCCTCCTACGAAGGCAAGGTTGCAGCGGAAGTGATTGCTGGCCGGCCGAGCGTGGTCGACTATCGTTGCATCCCGGCAGTTGTGTTCTCCGATCCGGAAATCGCCACGGTTGGTCTCAGTGAGGCCGAGGCGAAAGAGCAATACGGCGAGATCGCGATTGGCCGCTTCCCGTACGCTGCCAACGGCCGTGCCGTGGCGCTCGGCGCGGACGGCGGCAACGTAAAGCTGATTGCCGATAAGGCGAGCGGCCTGCTGGTCGGCGCACAGGTCATCGGCATCGAAGCATCCAACATCATCGCAGAACTCGGGTTGGCCATCGAAATGAGCGCGACCCTTGAGGACATTGCCCTGACGATTCACGCCCACCCGACCTTGGGTGAGATGGTGATGGAGGCGGCTGAGGTTGCGCTGGGTTCGCCGATTCATGTGATTAGCAAGTAA